From Rhinopithecus roxellana isolate Shanxi Qingling chromosome 17, ASM756505v1, whole genome shotgun sequence, one genomic window encodes:
- the LOC115894204 gene encoding HEAT repeat-containing protein 3-like: MCCNEDPSDDEWEELSSSDESDEFMENSFSECGGQLFSPLCLSHEVHTPLTNYLIPKKNEHYSVQSPLLSPESCVPPGCGAPGRSHSPSDACTASVTAAFFSTRHNIKSKN; this comes from the exons ATGTGCTGCAATGAAG ATCCCTCTGATGACGAATGGGAAGAACTTTCTAGCAGTGATGAAAGTGATGAATTTATGGAGAATTCCTTCAGTGAGTGCGGGGGACAGCTGTTCTCTCCCCTCTGCCTCTCCCATGAGGTTCACACTCCTCTCACCAACTACCTCATCCCAAAGAAG AATGAACACTATTCAGTGCAGAGCCCTCTTCTGTCTCCAGAGTCTTGTGTCCCTCCTGGATGTGGAGCACCTGGGAGGAGCCACAGCCCTTCAGACGCTTGTACAGCATCTGTCACAGCTGCTTTTTTCTCAACCAG ACACAACATTAAGTCCAAGAACTGA